One Pseudomonas sp. MH9.2 DNA segment encodes these proteins:
- a CDS encoding sugar ABC transporter substrate-binding protein — MKTRIRFTSLALALMLSSGAALADLKIGVSMSQFDDTWLTYLRESMDKKARSMPGGVNLQFEDARSDVVKQLSQVENFISQKVDAIVVNPVDTAATQKITAAAVKAGIPLVYVNRRPDDLNLPKGVVTVASNDQEAGQMQMQYLADKMGGKGNIVILLGDLANNSTQNRTKGVKEVLANYPDIKITQEQTGTWLRQKGMDLTNDWITQGKKFDAVVANNDEMAIGASMALKQAGVEQGSVLIAGIDGAPDGLHAVKKGTLTMSVFQDAKGQADGSIDTAVKMARHEPVEHAVWVPYRLITPENVDSFK; from the coding sequence ATGAAGACCAGGATTCGCTTCACCTCTCTTGCCTTGGCGCTGATGCTCAGTAGCGGGGCCGCTTTGGCCGATCTGAAAATTGGCGTGAGCATGTCGCAGTTCGACGATACCTGGCTAACCTACTTGCGCGAGTCAATGGACAAGAAAGCCAGGTCCATGCCAGGCGGCGTCAACTTGCAATTCGAAGACGCCCGCAGCGATGTGGTCAAGCAGTTGAGTCAGGTCGAGAACTTCATCAGCCAAAAAGTCGACGCGATTGTGGTCAACCCGGTGGACACCGCCGCCACCCAAAAAATTACCGCCGCCGCGGTCAAGGCCGGTATCCCGCTGGTTTATGTCAACCGCAGACCCGATGATCTGAACCTGCCCAAGGGCGTGGTCACGGTTGCCTCCAATGACCAAGAGGCCGGTCAGATGCAGATGCAGTACCTGGCCGACAAGATGGGGGGCAAAGGCAATATTGTGATCCTGCTGGGGGATCTGGCGAACAACTCTACTCAGAACCGCACCAAAGGCGTTAAAGAAGTGCTCGCCAACTACCCGGACATCAAAATTACCCAAGAGCAGACCGGCACGTGGCTGCGCCAGAAGGGCATGGACCTGACCAACGACTGGATTACTCAGGGCAAAAAGTTCGATGCGGTTGTCGCCAACAATGACGAAATGGCGATTGGCGCTTCCATGGCACTCAAACAGGCTGGCGTTGAACAGGGTTCGGTCTTGATCGCAGGTATCGACGGCGCGCCTGATGGCTTGCACGCGGTGAAGAAAGGGACGCTGACCATGTCGGTGTTCCAGGATGCCAAGGGCCAGGCCGATGGCTCGATCGACACCGCGGTGAAAATGGCCAGGCACGAACCCGTGGAACACGCTGTCTGGGTACCCTATCGCTTGATCACCCCGGAAAATGTCGATTCGTTCAAATAG
- a CDS encoding sugar ABC transporter ATP-binding protein produces the protein MFASATASSTARTDRSAGAAATDTADVPYLLEIINVSKSFPGVLALSNVQLRVRPGSVLALMGENGAGKSTLMKIIAGIYQPDDGELRLRGNPVSFDTPLAALQAGIAMIHQELNLMPHMSIAENIWIGREQLNGLRMIDHREMFRCTAVLLERLRINLDPEELVGNLSIAERQMVEIAKAVSYDSDILIMDEPTSAITDKEVAHLFSIIADLKAQGKGIIYITHKMNEVFSIADEVAVFRDGAYIGLQRADSMDGDSLISMMVGRELTQLFPVREKPIGDLLMSVRDLRLDGVFQGVSFDLHAGEIMGIAGLMGSGRTNIAETIFGITPSDGGDIQLDGVSVRISDPHLAIEKGFGLLTEDRKLSGLFPCLSVLENMEMAVLPHYAGGGFIQQKALRTLCEDMCKKLRVKTPSLEQCIDTLSGGNQQKALLARWLMTNPRVLILDEPTRGIDVGAKVEIYRLISYLASEGMAVIMISSELPEVLGMSDRVMVMHEGEMMGVLDRSEATQERVMHLASGHSVH, from the coding sequence ATGTTCGCTTCAGCTACTGCTTCGAGTACCGCCAGGACCGATCGATCGGCTGGCGCTGCTGCGACCGATACTGCCGATGTGCCCTATCTGTTGGAAATCATCAACGTCAGCAAAAGCTTCCCCGGCGTGTTGGCCCTGTCCAATGTGCAACTGCGTGTGCGCCCCGGTTCGGTGTTGGCGTTGATGGGCGAGAACGGAGCCGGTAAATCCACCTTGATGAAGATCATCGCCGGGATCTACCAGCCCGACGACGGCGAGCTGCGCCTGCGTGGCAACCCCGTCAGTTTCGACACACCGCTGGCCGCGTTGCAGGCCGGGATCGCGATGATCCATCAGGAACTCAACTTGATGCCGCACATGAGCATCGCCGAAAACATCTGGATCGGCCGTGAGCAGCTCAATGGCCTGCGCATGATCGATCACCGGGAGATGTTCCGCTGTACCGCCGTATTGCTAGAGCGTTTGCGCATCAACCTCGATCCGGAGGAGTTGGTGGGCAACCTGAGCATCGCCGAGAGGCAGATGGTGGAGATCGCCAAGGCGGTGTCCTACGACTCCGACATTCTGATAATGGACGAGCCGACGTCGGCTATTACCGACAAGGAAGTCGCCCACCTGTTCTCGATCATTGCCGACCTCAAGGCGCAGGGTAAGGGCATCATCTATATCACCCATAAAATGAACGAGGTCTTCAGCATTGCCGATGAAGTGGCGGTGTTTCGCGATGGCGCCTATATCGGCCTGCAGCGTGCTGACAGCATGGATGGTGACAGCCTGATTTCCATGATGGTCGGTCGTGAACTGACCCAGTTGTTTCCGGTACGTGAAAAACCGATTGGCGACCTGCTGATGTCAGTGCGCGATCTGCGTCTGGATGGGGTATTCCAGGGTGTTTCGTTTGATCTGCACGCGGGCGAAATTATGGGAATCGCCGGGCTGATGGGGTCCGGGCGGACCAATATCGCAGAAACCATTTTTGGTATTACCCCCAGTGACGGTGGTGATATTCAGCTTGACGGGGTCAGCGTACGTATCAGTGATCCGCACCTGGCCATCGAAAAAGGCTTCGGCCTGTTGACCGAGGATCGCAAGCTCAGCGGCCTGTTCCCCTGTCTGTCAGTGCTGGAAAACATGGAAATGGCGGTGTTGCCGCACTATGCCGGCGGGGGGTTTATCCAGCAAAAAGCCCTGCGCACCTTGTGCGAAGACATGTGCAAGAAACTGCGGGTGAAAACTCCGTCGCTGGAGCAGTGCATCGACACCTTATCGGGTGGCAACCAGCAAAAGGCCCTGCTTGCACGCTGGCTGATGACCAATCCACGGGTGCTGATCCTTGATGAGCCGACCCGTGGCATCGATGTCGGCGCCAAGGTGGAGATCTATCGATTGATTTCCTATCTGGCCAGCGAAGGCATGGCGGTGATCATGATTTCCTCGGAGTTGCCCGAAGTTCTGGGTATGAGTGACCGGGTCATGGTCATGCATGAGGGCGAGATGATGGGCGTACTCGACCGCAGCGAGGCGACCCAGGAGCGAGTGATGCACCTCGCCTCTGGCCATTCTGTTCACTAG
- a CDS encoding ABC transporter permease, whose amino-acid sequence MNAILDNKPTVAAVKSKRRLPTELSIFLVLIGIGLVFEVFGWIVRDQSFLFNSQRLVLMILQVSIIGLLAIGVTQVIITTGIDLSSGSVLALSAMIAASLAQTSDFARAVFPSLTDLPVWIPVIAGLGVGLLAGAINGSIIALSGIPPFIATLGMMVSARGVARFYTSGQPVSMLSDPYTSIGQGAMPVIIFLVVAVIFHIALRYTKYGKYTYAIGGNMQAARTSGINVKRHLIIVYSIAGLLAGLAGVVASARAATGQAGMGMSYELDAIAAAVIGGTSLAGGVGRITGTVIGALILGVMASGFTFVGVDAYIQDIIKGMIIVVAVVIDQYRNKRKIKR is encoded by the coding sequence ATGAACGCGATTCTGGACAATAAACCCACCGTAGCGGCGGTCAAATCGAAGCGGCGCTTGCCCACCGAATTGAGCATTTTTCTGGTGCTGATCGGTATCGGCCTGGTCTTTGAGGTGTTTGGCTGGATCGTTCGCGATCAGAGTTTTCTCTTTAACTCTCAGCGTCTGGTGTTGATGATCCTGCAAGTGTCGATCATTGGCTTGCTGGCCATCGGCGTGACTCAGGTCATCATTACCACTGGTATCGATTTGTCCTCGGGTTCGGTTCTGGCGCTGTCGGCAATGATCGCCGCCAGTCTGGCGCAAACCTCGGACTTTGCCCGAGCCGTGTTTCCATCGCTCACCGATTTGCCGGTGTGGATCCCGGTGATAGCGGGTCTGGGGGTGGGGCTGCTGGCTGGGGCGATCAACGGCAGTATCATTGCCCTCAGCGGGATTCCGCCGTTCATTGCGACCCTGGGCATGATGGTGTCGGCTCGCGGTGTGGCGCGCTTCTACACGTCAGGCCAGCCGGTGAGCATGCTGTCAGATCCGTACACCTCCATCGGTCAGGGGGCGATGCCGGTCATCATTTTCCTGGTAGTCGCGGTGATTTTCCACATCGCCCTGCGCTATACCAAATACGGCAAATATACCTACGCTATCGGCGGCAACATGCAGGCGGCGCGAACGTCGGGGATCAACGTCAAACGGCACTTGATCATCGTCTACAGCATCGCGGGCTTGTTGGCCGGGCTGGCGGGGGTGGTGGCTTCGGCGCGTGCGGCAACGGGGCAGGCCGGTATGGGCATGTCTTACGAGCTGGACGCAATCGCTGCTGCGGTGATCGGCGGCACCAGCCTGGCCGGTGGCGTGGGGCGCATCACCGGGACCGTGATCGGTGCCTTGATCCTGGGGGTCATGGCCAGCGGATTCACGTTCGTCGGCGTCGACGCTTACATCCAAGACATCATCAAGGGAATGATCATCGTGGTCGCCGTGGTGATCGACCAATACCGCAACAAACGCAAAATAAAGCGCTGA
- a CDS encoding TraR/DksA family transcriptional regulator, whose translation MTKDKLLAMPADDYMNAEQHAFFVELLQGMKVEIHARIEQSRIAIESLDTPSDPADAASVEEERHWLVNVIDRDQRMLPQLEMALERIGNDSFGWCEDSGEAIGLKRLLISPTTKYCIEAQERHEQIDKHQRQA comes from the coding sequence ATGACAAAGGACAAGTTGCTGGCGATGCCGGCCGATGACTACATGAATGCCGAGCAGCATGCTTTCTTCGTCGAGCTGCTGCAAGGCATGAAAGTCGAGATCCACGCGCGAATCGAGCAGAGTCGTATTGCTATCGAAAGCCTGGACACGCCTTCCGATCCTGCTGATGCGGCGTCGGTCGAAGAAGAGCGTCACTGGTTGGTCAACGTGATCGATCGTGATCAGCGCATGCTTCCGCAGCTGGAAATGGCCCTTGAACGAATTGGCAACGACAGCTTTGGCTGGTGCGAAGACAGCGGCGAGGCGATTGGCCTCAAGCGCCTGCTGATTAGCCCTACCACTAAGTACTGCATCGAAGCTCAAGAACGTCACGAGCAAATCGACAAGCACCAACGTCAGGCCTGA
- a CDS encoding methyl-accepting chemotaxis protein: protein MITTEQATSQLSQQALTAASEARQSSDAGRTVLAESITRMHQLSKRAIGSRELIEALSQRSEEIQRVTLVIQSIASQTNLLALNAAIEAARAGEHGRGFAVVADEVRGLAGRTASATEEVGQMVADIQQRTGQVVEQIRQLSTDLDSGVEQVEHTGKHLENIARLAAGVEAQVNGIAAGAQNNQEQLSGLFTAVEQMRSDLAISDEQTRQLASAAVQMEGQAESISERLAQVGLDDYHQRIYDLAREGARQISAQFEADIEQNRISLEDLFDRSYQLIPKTSPSKFQTRFDRYTDQVLPSILEPILPSHEGLVFAIACTQQGYVPTHNKVFSQPLTGDIKLDTVQNRTKRKFDDRTGIRCGSHQQPVLLQTYTRDTGELMHDLSVPIMVKGRHWGGLRLGYKPEGLPQPKRG, encoded by the coding sequence ATGATCACTACCGAGCAGGCGACCTCCCAGCTCAGCCAGCAAGCGCTCACGGCGGCCAGCGAGGCCAGACAGAGCAGTGATGCCGGGCGCACCGTACTGGCGGAATCCATCACCCGCATGCACCAACTGAGCAAACGTGCCATTGGCAGCCGTGAACTGATTGAAGCCCTCAGCCAGCGCAGCGAAGAAATTCAGCGTGTCACTCTGGTTATTCAGTCGATTGCCAGTCAGACCAACCTGCTGGCGCTCAATGCTGCCATCGAAGCTGCCCGTGCCGGCGAGCACGGGCGTGGCTTTGCCGTGGTCGCTGACGAGGTGCGCGGTCTGGCCGGTCGCACCGCCAGTGCCACCGAGGAAGTCGGGCAGATGGTGGCTGATATTCAGCAGCGCACCGGACAAGTGGTGGAGCAAATCCGACAGCTGTCCACTGATCTGGACAGCGGCGTGGAGCAGGTCGAACACACCGGCAAGCATTTGGAAAACATCGCTCGCCTGGCGGCCGGGGTAGAAGCGCAAGTCAACGGGATTGCTGCGGGTGCACAGAACAATCAGGAGCAGCTGAGCGGTTTGTTTACCGCTGTCGAGCAAATGCGCAGTGATTTGGCGATCAGTGATGAGCAGACTCGACAACTGGCCAGCGCCGCGGTGCAGATGGAGGGGCAGGCAGAGAGCATCAGTGAGCGCCTGGCCCAGGTAGGGCTGGACGATTATCACCAGCGTATCTATGACCTTGCCCGCGAAGGTGCCCGCCAGATTTCTGCGCAATTCGAAGCGGATATCGAGCAGAACCGCATCAGCCTCGAGGACCTGTTCGATCGCAGTTATCAATTGATTCCCAAGACGTCGCCGAGCAAGTTCCAGACGCGATTTGATCGTTACACCGATCAGGTGCTGCCGTCGATCCTGGAGCCGATCTTGCCGAGCCATGAGGGCCTGGTCTTCGCCATTGCCTGTACGCAGCAAGGCTACGTGCCGACGCATAACAAGGTCTTCAGTCAGCCGTTGACCGGCGACATCAAGCTCGACACGGTGCAGAACCGCACCAAGCGCAAGTTCGATGACCGCACGGGTATTCGTTGTGGCAGCCATCAACAGCCGGTACTGCTGCAAACCTACACCCGCGATACCGGCGAACTGATGCACGACCTGTCAGTGCCGATCATGGTCAAGGGGCGCCATTGGGGTGGCCTGCGCCTGGGCTACAAACCCGAAGGTCTACCGCAACCCAAACGCGGGTAA